In Numida meleagris isolate 19003 breed g44 Domestic line chromosome 3, NumMel1.0, whole genome shotgun sequence, the following are encoded in one genomic region:
- the LOC110396323 gene encoding cytochrome c oxidase subunit 7A-related protein, mitochondrial isoform X2, which produces MYYKFNGFTQRLVGAAASAAYNPQKADGLPVHLKRGVPDKLLYRTTMALTIGGTIYCLVALYMASQPRSQK; this is translated from the exons ATGTACTACAAGTTCAACGGCTTCACGCAGCGCCTCGTCGGGGCTGCGGCCTCCGCCGCCTACAACCCGCAG AAAGCAGATGGACTGCCCGTACACCTGAAACGAGGAGTTCCAGATAAGCTGCTTTATCGGACCACTATGGCTCTCACAATAGGCGGGACTATCTACTGTCTAGTAGCACTGTACATGGCCTCACAACCAAGAAGCCAAAAGTAG
- the LOC110396323 gene encoding cytochrome c oxidase subunit 7A-related protein, mitochondrial isoform X1, translated as MYYKFNGFTQRLVGAAASAAYNPQGLKPIVSTESPALIFGTTTKLSSDLPATDSFLGKNQVPDLQKLFQKADGLPVHLKRGVPDKLLYRTTMALTIGGTIYCLVALYMASQPRSQK; from the exons ATGTACTACAAGTTCAACGGCTTCACGCAGCGCCTCGTCGGGGCTGCGGCCTCCGCCGCCTACAACCCGCAG GGACTCAAACCAATAGTTTCCACTGAATCCCCAGCTCTGATTTTTGGGACAACAACTAAACTTTCTTCAGATTTACCAGCAACTGATTCTTTCTTGGGTAAAAACCAGGTGCCAGACCTACAGAAACTTTTTCAG AAAGCAGATGGACTGCCCGTACACCTGAAACGAGGAGTTCCAGATAAGCTGCTTTATCGGACCACTATGGCTCTCACAATAGGCGGGACTATCTACTGTCTAGTAGCACTGTACATGGCCTCACAACCAAGAAGCCAAAAGTAG